From a single Streptomyces misionensis genomic region:
- the rplQ gene encoding 50S ribosomal protein L17, translating into MPKPTKGARLGGSAAHEKLLLANLAKSLFEHGRITTTEAKARRLRPYAERLITKAKKGDLHNRRQVLQVITDKSIVHTLFTEIGPRYENRPGGYTRITKIGNRRGDNAPMAVIELVEALTVQQNAVGEAEAATKRAVKEADEAKAAEATEAPAEEAAAEESKDA; encoded by the coding sequence ATGCCGAAGCCCACCAAGGGTGCCCGTCTGGGCGGCAGCGCCGCGCACGAGAAGCTGCTCCTCGCGAACCTGGCGAAGAGCCTCTTCGAGCACGGCCGCATCACCACCACCGAGGCGAAGGCCCGCCGCCTGCGCCCGTACGCCGAGCGTCTGATCACCAAGGCGAAGAAGGGCGACCTTCACAACCGCCGTCAGGTGCTCCAGGTCATCACGGACAAGAGCATCGTGCACACGCTCTTCACCGAGATCGGCCCGCGGTACGAGAACCGTCCGGGTGGTTACACCCGCATCACCAAGATCGGCAACCGCCGTGGCGACAACGCGCCCATGGCCGTGATCGAGCTGGTCGAGGCGCTGACGGTGCAGCAGAACGCCGTGGGTGAGGCCGAGGCCGCCACCAAGCGCGCGGTCAAGGAGGCCGACGAGGCCAAGGCCGCCGAGGCCACCGAGGCGCCGGCCGAGGAGGCCGCTGCCGAGGAGTCCAAGGACGCCTGA
- the truA gene encoding tRNA pseudouridine(38-40) synthase TruA, with translation MSEVQPGHVRVRLDLSYDGAGFHGWAKQAGGKRTVQGEIEDALRTVTRSKETYELTVAGRTDAGVHARGQVAHVDLPEQLWAEHREKLLKRLAGRLPKDVRIWRVAQAPEGFNARFSAIWRRYAYRVTDNPGGVDPLLRGHVLWHDWPLDVDAMNEAARALLGEHDFAAYCKRREGATTIRTLQELSLVRGADGVITATVRADAFCHNMVRSLIGALLFVGDGHRGPEWPGKVLAAGVRDSAVHVVRPHGLTLEEVGYPADELLAARNKEARNKRSLPSAGCC, from the coding sequence GTGAGTGAAGTACAGCCGGGCCATGTCCGCGTCCGCCTCGACCTGTCCTACGACGGCGCCGGTTTCCACGGCTGGGCCAAGCAGGCCGGCGGCAAGCGGACCGTGCAGGGGGAGATCGAGGACGCGCTGCGCACGGTGACGCGGTCGAAGGAGACGTACGAGCTGACCGTGGCCGGGCGCACCGACGCCGGAGTGCACGCGCGCGGCCAGGTGGCGCACGTCGACCTGCCGGAGCAGCTGTGGGCGGAGCACCGCGAGAAGCTGCTCAAGCGGCTCGCCGGGCGGCTGCCGAAGGACGTGCGGATCTGGCGGGTGGCGCAGGCCCCGGAGGGGTTCAACGCGCGGTTCTCGGCGATCTGGCGGCGCTACGCGTACCGGGTGACGGACAACCCCGGGGGAGTGGACCCGCTGCTGCGCGGTCATGTGCTCTGGCACGACTGGCCGCTCGACGTGGACGCCATGAACGAGGCCGCGCGGGCGCTGCTCGGGGAGCACGACTTCGCCGCGTACTGCAAGCGCCGGGAGGGTGCCACCACCATCCGGACGCTCCAGGAGCTGAGCCTGGTGCGGGGCGCGGACGGCGTGATCACGGCGACGGTGCGGGCCGACGCGTTCTGCCACAACATGGTGCGTTCGCTGATCGGCGCGCTGCTGTTCGTCGGCGACGGGCACCGCGGCCCGGAGTGGCCGGGGAAGGTGCTGGCCGCGGGGGTACGGGACTCGGCCGTGCATGTCGTACGGCCGCACGGGCTGACCCTGGAGGAGGTCGGCTACCCCGCCGACGAGCTGCTGGCCGCCCGTAACAAGGAGGCCCGCAACAAGCGCTCGCTGCCGTCGGCGGGGTGCTGCTGA
- the rplM gene encoding 50S ribosomal protein L13: MRTYSPKPGDVTRQWHVIDAQDVVLGRLATTAATLLRGKHKPIYAPHVDAGDFVIIINADKVHLSGNKRTQKMAYRHSGYPGGLRSVRYDDLLANNPEKAIEKAVKGMLPKNSLGRQMLSKLKVYKGDQHPHAAQQPVPFEITQVAQ; this comes from the coding sequence GTGCGTACGTACAGCCCCAAGCCCGGCGATGTGACGCGCCAGTGGCACGTCATCGACGCTCAGGACGTTGTCCTGGGCCGTCTCGCCACCACTGCTGCGACCCTCCTCCGGGGCAAGCACAAGCCGATCTACGCGCCGCACGTAGACGCTGGTGACTTCGTCATCATCATCAACGCCGACAAGGTGCACCTGTCCGGCAACAAGCGGACCCAGAAGATGGCCTACCGCCACTCCGGCTACCCGGGTGGTCTGCGGTCCGTCCGCTACGACGACCTGCTGGCCAACAACCCCGAGAAGGCCATCGAGAAGGCCGTCAAGGGCATGCTCCCCAAGAACTCCCTGGGCCGTCAGATGCTCTCGAAGCTGAAGGTCTACAAGGGTGACCAGCACCCGCACGCTGCCCAGCAGCCGGTGCCGTTCGAGATCACCCAGGTCGCGCAGTAA
- the rpsI gene encoding 30S ribosomal protein S9, translating to MAETTAEQPLEELDIDSYTTESEVPVEGEYTSESLASRFGEPQPAAGLGRRKNAIARVRIVPGTGKWKINGRTLEDYFPNKVHQQEVNEPFKVLELEGRYDVIARIAGGGVSGQAGALRLGVARALNEADVDNNRGPLKKAGFLRRDDRAVERKKAGLKKARKAPQYSKR from the coding sequence GTGGCCGAGACCACTGCCGAGCAGCCGCTCGAAGAGCTTGACATCGACAGCTACACCACCGAGTCCGAGGTCCCCGTCGAGGGCGAGTACACCTCGGAGTCCCTGGCCTCCCGCTTCGGCGAGCCCCAGCCGGCCGCCGGCCTGGGCCGCCGCAAGAACGCCATTGCCCGCGTCCGGATCGTTCCGGGCACCGGCAAGTGGAAGATCAACGGCCGCACCCTCGAGGACTACTTCCCGAACAAGGTGCACCAGCAGGAGGTCAACGAGCCCTTCAAGGTGCTCGAGCTCGAGGGCCGTTACGACGTCATCGCCCGCATCGCCGGTGGCGGTGTCTCCGGCCAGGCCGGTGCGCTCCGTCTCGGTGTCGCCCGTGCGCTGAACGAGGCGGACGTCGACAACAACCGTGGCCCGCTGAAGAAGGCCGGCTTCCTGCGCCGCGACGACCGTGCGGTCGAGCGGAAGAAGGCCGGTCTGAAGAAGGCCCGCAAGGCTCCGCAGTACAGCAAGCGCTAA